ACCGCCACCCGTATCGCCACAGCCCCCACCGTGCCTCGCACATTCGACCCTGCCCGTATCACACCCCGCGCTGAACGCTGCCCGAATCCCGACCGCCGGAATTCATCGAAGGAGATCGACGTCATGGATATGAACGAGGCCTTCAACGAGATGCGTGACGCCACCAATTGGTGCCTGCTCGCCGAGCCCGACGACGACCCGCAGCTCTGGATCGCCGAGGCGAAGCGCGCGCTGGAAGCGGTCAACAGCTTCCACTTCTCGTGCAGTTGGGAGTGGCGGCGCATGGATCGCCGTTCCTGATTCGCCGCCGGCACCTCACCCGAGGCCCCCGCACCACGACCGAAGGGATTTCGTGATCATGAAGCTCACCGTCGGCATGTTGATCGACCAGCTCACGGCGTTCGACCCGGAGGCGTCGGTGCGTCTGGCGTTCCAACCCGCCTGGCCCCTCGAGTACGACGTGGAACGGGTGACCGGATCCCACACGCCGCCTGGCGACGACGACCTCGACGACGCCCCCGGGGTGGTGTGGATCGGACAGGGCGACCACATCGGATACCTGCCCGAAACCGCCACCGACGCCATGGGGTGGCAACGCGACCAGGACTGAACCGGCCGCCGTTCGGCCGTCAACGAACGGCCGAACGGCGCCCGCACCTCGGCCCGTTCGCCATCCCACCGCACGAGATCGAAAGGACGACACGCGATGACCACCGCACCTCCGCCACCGGTTCCGTCGGCGACATCCGCCGCGACCGTTCCCCGGCCGGCGGGTGCTCGGTTGCGCAGCGGTGAGCTCCGCCGACAGGTGGCCGCCGTACTCGCCGACCAAACCGAGGTCGATCACACGCCGCGCACCGTCGCCCTCGCGTTGGGTCGGTCGGCCGGCGCGGTCGCGAACGCCTTGGCCGTGTTGGTGGACCGGGGTGAGGCCGCGCAGACGTCGACGACACCGGTACGGTTTCGGGCCAACGCTGCCACGGCAGCCGCCGCGACGGCGGCGCACACCGGGGGCTCGGGGTCGCCGCGTCGGTCCCGCGCGACGGCGCCGCCCGCGCCGGCCACGGGTGCCGGGGTGGTGTCGGGGCCGGTGACACGGCCGAACGGGCAGACCTATCACCCGCGCACCGTCGCGGGGATGCCCGACGTCACGGCGCTACGCCGGTTGCGTGAGGCCGGGGTGCCTGCGTTGTTGTACGGCCCACCCGGCACCGGGAAGACGTCGGTGGTCGAGGCGGCGTTCCCGGATCTGATCACCGTCGCGGGTGACGGTGACACCACGGTGGCCGACTTCGTCGGCGAGTACACGCAGACGCCCGACGGCCGGTACGTGTTCGTCCACGGTCCCCTGATCCGCGCGATGCGTGCGGGCCTTCCCCTGTTCATCGACGACGCCACCCTGATCCCGCCGACCGTGTTGGCCGTGGTCTACCCCGCGATGGACGGACGCCGCGAGATCGTCGTGAAGGCCTACGGCGGCGAGGTCGTGCACGCCGCCCCCGGGTTCTACACGATCGCCGGCCACAACCCCGGTGTTCACGGCGCGGTGTTGTCCGACGCGTTGGCGTCCCGGTTCGCCGTACAGATCCAGGTGTCCACCGACTACGACCTCGCCACCCAGCTCGAGATCGACCGGCGCGCCGTGCGCGTCGCGCGCAACCTCGCCGCCCGTCAGGCACGCGGTGAGGTCGGGTGGGCGCCGCAACTCCGTGAACTGATCGCGTTTCAGCGGATCGCCGACGTGTTGGGCAGTGATGCCGCCGCCGGGAACCTCATCGGCGCCGCACCGGAGGAGGACCGCGACACCGTTGGCTTGGTGGTGCGCGGGGTGTTCGGCAAACCGCTGGAGCCGCTCGCCCTCGGTGCCCGCATCTGACACGCCCGGCCGACCCCGTCGAGGAAGGACACCCGTCACCATGACCACCCACCTGATCAGCGACCCCACCGTCCCTGGCACCGCCGTGTTCCCCGCCGCCCCCGGCTGGCTCACCCTGTCAGCCGCGATGACCGAGGAGGTCCCGGTGATCGCCGACCGCGACGACCTGCTGGTCACCATCGCCCCCGGGGCCGGACACGGCGGACCGGCGTGTTTCCTCCACGCCCACGCCGTGATCGAGGTCGACGGCACCCACCTCGGCGCCGTCGACCCCGCCACCGCCACACCCCACCGGATCGGCGACCGCGCCCGCTATGCGACCGCCTGGGGGCTGCTCACCCACGAATGCGCCCACGCCGCCCACAGCCGATGGGACCCGCCACCCGGCGCCAAACCGAATGCCGCCACCGCCGCCACCCTGCTGGAAGAGTCGCGCATCGAGGCCGCCCACCTACGGCGCCGCCCCGACGACCGACACTGGCTGCGCGCCTCGACGATCAACCTGATCCTCGCCGACCTCCCGGCCGCCGACCCCGCCCACGGTCCCGCGATGACCGCCCACGACGCGGCACAGGCCGCCGCATTGTTGCTGGCACGCACCGACGCCGGGGTCCTGACCGCCACCGAAACCGCACCGGTCGCGCGGGCCGTGGAGTCCGTCCTCGGGAAGGACGTCCTCGCGGCGTTGCGCGCGGTGTGGTGTGAGGCGTTCGGCGTCGCCGACGACGACGCCGAGGCCATGCTCGACCTCGGCCGCCGATGGTGCGAGATCATCGGCACCGACGCCGACAGCGACCCCGACGGCGACCCCGACCCCGACCCCGACGGCGACCCTGACCCCGACGGCAACGGCAACGGCAACGGCAACGGCAGTGACATGGCAACCGACCCGGATGCCGCCCCGGTGCCCTCGCCGCTCACCAGGGCGATCACCACCAGCCTGGCATCGGTGGCGCGGGCGGTAGCGGACGAGGCTGGACCCGTCGATCCCGCCGACGCGACGGCGACACCCGCCGCCGACCCGCTCGCCGACACGGTCGCCCAGCGGGTGTTCGCCACCGACGGGCCGCGCGACGGGCGCACCGCCACGACCGGTACCCGGTCGCCGACCGCCGCCGAACGTACCGCCGCCCGCACCATGGCACGCGCGCTGAACACCGCCGGGATTCGGGAATGGGTGGCCACGAAGACGACCTCGGCGACCCCGCCCGGGCGGCTGCGGATGCGCGGGGCGCTGGCCGCCGACGCACAACGCGCCGCCGGGGCGCTGCCCACCGCCGAGCCGTTCACCCGCACCACCCGCACCACCGTTCCCGCACCACCGCTGCGGCTGGGCATCGCGTGCGACGTGTCCGGATCAATGGACACGTTCGCGGGGCCCGTGGCCTCGACGGCGTGGATCCTCGCCCACGCCGCCCGCCACACCCGGGTGCCCGCCGACACCGCCACGGTGATCTTCGGCAACCACGTGCGCCCCATCGTCTACCCGGGAACCGCACCCGCCAAGGTCACCGAGTTCGACGCCGACGACGACTGGGAAGCCGTCGACAAGGCCCTCGACGCACTCGACGGCGCCCTCGGCCTGTCCCACCCCGGCGCCGCCCGCCTGCTCGTCGTGATCTCCGACGGCTACTTCCAGGACGAACCCCGCGCCGCAGGGCAACACCGCGTCGACCGGCTGCGCGCCACCGGCTGCGGCGTGTTGTGGCTGTCCCCCAACAACTACGCCACCCCGTTCAACGGGGTGACCGTCCACACCGTGACCGACCCCACCGCCACCGCGCGCGCGGTCGGACGCGCCGCCACCGCCGCCCTGCACGCCACCCGCTGAACTCCGGCACACCAACCCGGCCACCACACCGAAAGGACTATCGATCATGGGAATGGCGCTGTTCGTCGTCGGACGCGGCGACCACGCCCGCGCCCTCGGCGCGGTCGTCCTGTACATCCCGACCGGCGAAAACCCCGGCCCGACCCCCGAGGTGATGAACACCCTCCCCGAAGGCCAGGCGGTCCTCACCGCCCCCACCGTCGACGCATTCGAACGCGCCGTGACCGACCTGCTCCCGGCATGGCGAGACGCCTGGCGGGGAGAAGCCTATCCAGGGTTCGACGACGAGTTCGACTTCGTCTACGCCTACGACGACGACCGGATCCTGTTCTGGCGAGACCACACCTGGCACGACATCACCGCCACGTGACCAATCTCGACACCTGGCTCACCCGACACGGGATGCGACCCGACGGTTGGTGACCACCTCCACGACCTACCCACACCCGCACCACGACCGAGGGGAACCCGTGATCCGGAACGGTCACCATCCAGCCCCCGAACCCGCACCGACCCGACAAGAACAGGAAGGACCAACACTCGTGATCGACAACGACGCGGCGGACTTCTACCTCGGGCGGGGAACCGACGCCCGCTGGCTCGGATCACTCGCGACCGACGGAGACCCCGCCTCGATACTGCCCGGCTACGGACTCGACGTCGTCCGCGACGCCTCCGACTACTTCGCGACCCTCGCCCGGCTCCTCCACGACAGGGAGGTCGACGAGCCTTTCGGCGCCCACCCCGTGAGCTGGGGATGGCCGTGGCCCTACGAGACCAGCGCGGTCACCGGCTGGACCTACGCCTGGGACGGCGGACTCTGGATGTCCCGCCTCGGATCGGCCTGGACCCGCATCAGCCGCGATCCCACCGAGTTCGGTGCCGCCGAACCGATGTTCCCGACGATGCTCCCCGCGACGACACCCGCCACCTCCTACCTGGACGCCGCGCGACCCGGCCGGGTACACGGTTGGGCCTACACACCGACCGCCGACTGGCCGCTGCCCGAGGTCGCCGCCGCGATCCTCACCCTGCTCACCCTCCGCGCGCACCACCCCACCGTGGCCCACGATCGCGTCCGTCTCCGCTACGCCATGACCCTCGACCCCGACACCCGCGTACTCCAGGTCGACTGCCACGGCTACACCGACGCCGACCTCCGCGACACCAACGGAAACACCCTCGTCCGCCCGCACGAGGCCGAGGAAGACGTGCACCGCGCCATCGCCGAATTCGGATGGCACCACCCCGACGACCCCACCGACCGGCGACTGCACCCCATCGTCCGATGCCTCGACGAAGCCACCCAACAAGCACGTGCCCAGACGATCGGAACCGTCACCATCGCACAAACCTGACCCGAAGCCCCCGCCCACACCCCGCGCCGCCACCGGAAGGACGTGTGGTCCTGGGCACCGGCCAGCTGTGGTGGCGGCCGGCACCGACCCCGACAGCACAGACAGCGACCCCACGCCCGACCCCGACGCCGCCCGCCTGTTGGTCGTGATCTCCGACGGCCACTTCCGGGACGAACCCCATGCCGCAGGACAGCACCGCGTCGACCGGTTGCGCGCCACCGGGTGCGGCGTGTTGTGGCTGTCCCCCGGCGACTACGCCACCCCGTTCAACGGGGTGACCGTCCACACCGTGACCGACCTCACCGCCACCGCGCGCGGTCGGACGCGCCGCCACCGCCGCCCTGCACGCCACCCGCTGAACCCCGGCACACCAACCCGGCCCCCACACCGAAGGATTATCGATCATGGGAATGGCGCTGTTCGTCGTCGGACGCGGCGACCACGCCCGCGCCCTCGGCGCGGTCGTCCTGTACACCTCGACCGGTGACAACCCCGGCCCGACGCCCGACATTATGAACACCCTCCCCGAAGGTCAGGCGGTTCTCACCGCCCCCACCGTCGAGGCATTCACCCGCGCCGTGGTCAACCTGTTCCCGGCATGGCGGGACGCCGAGCTGGGTGCGGCCTATCCCGGGTTCGACGACGAGTTCGACTTCGTCTACGCCTACGACGACGACCGGGTCCTGTTCTGGCGAGACCGCACCTGGCGCGACATCACCGCCGCCTGACCGGTCGCGACACCACCGACCGCCGGCCGGCCCGGCGTGGCACTACCCGCGCCCGATCCGATGACCGCGCCCACCCGCCGACGGCGCCACGCCGAACGGCCGACGACGCCCCGTTGCGTTCCCATATCGACCGGTGCCGACACACCGCCGCCACCGGCATACCCGCCCGGAACACGGGCGTCCGTGGCCACCACCGCCACGTGAGCGGCGCACACCACAGCCGTCTCATGTGGACGTTGTTGATCAGCGGCAATAGCGGATTACGCCATACGGGCCGTTCCCGCCAGCCACGGCCACATCGGGTTGACGTCGGCGCGGCAACCAAGCGTCCATACACATCGCCGTACGGCACCGACCCAACACACACCAACACGAACGGAGAACCCGATGACCACCACACCCACACCCACGCCGACCGCCACGACCGACGAACCGACGCGCAACCCCCGCCTAGTCACCCTGATCGACACCGAGGCCGACGTTCCCCCATCCCCGCCGCCGATGGGCATGCCCGCCGACGCCGAGGGCCTGTTGATCACCTGTGTCGACGTGGACACCACCTCGACGAACCTGACCGTCGAGCCGATCCTGTTCGAGGCCCACTGGCTGCACACCCTGCGCCCGGCCCGGGACGTCGAGGGCGACGTCGTGATCCGGGTGCACACCACCGCATCCGACACGCACGTGGACATCGAGCTGCTCGTCGCCTATCAGGGCCGGTGGGAGCAGGCCGGGGTCTGGAACGGACTCGACACGACCTGGCCCGTATACGTCGCCCGCACCGTCTCCCTGATCATGCGGCTCGACGGCGACGCCGCCAGGCCCATGCCGAGGTCGACCCGACCGGGACACACCGACACCAACTGAGCCGCAAACTCATCGGCCGGAACCCGGGCACACGAACCCGGGTTCCGGCCGAACGGTGTCCCGCATCGCATCGAAACGACACCGCGCCCGAAGGCGCTCACGTCGACAACACCCGCAACCACCACATTCGCAGGCACGTCACCGACACCGCCGACGCCCGGACCACACGTCACCGGCGCCGGGGCGTGCGGCCGGACATCGCAATGACACCCGGTGCCCCGTGCCCGCCCCGTGACGGTGGCCGCACCCGGTGCAACACGGCGGGAACCGGAAGGTGCGCCGATGCCGCCGAACCGCCACGCGACGGTTCCGGGCGAGGCGCGTGCCATCGCGGCATCCGTGCCGCGACACGGCGCCCGACGAGGCGCCACCGCACGCACGACCCGCGTACGGCGAACGGGCCGTCCGGGGCAGGGCCGCACACCACGGCCCGGTCGTAGGCGTTGGGCCGATACCCCGACCGGGGCGACACGAACCCCAGTACCGCGCCGTCGACGTCGGCAGGGCGAGGCGATCCCGCCCACCACACCACTACCGGACCGCACCGAGCGCGCACGTCGACGGCCCGACCCAACCCCGAATGACCGGGCGGCGCCGTCCGTCCGGTCGAGCCGCCCGGCGCACCGGCGCGGGCCGGCGACGCCGCGCGTGTGGTCGCGCCGGGATCGCCGACGGATTCCACCCGATGCCCGCGACGTGATCCGTCTCATCGGTCCGCCGGACCCGGCACCGTCACGAACACCGCCGACAGCCGGACGGGCGTGATCCCGGCTCGCTGTCATCCGCCGGGATCACGCCCGAAACACCCTCCGCCGTATTACCCTGCCCGCGATCGATCCACCTCGTCGAGGCGATCAAGGACTTCGGGCAGGTCCCTCGTCAGGTGTTCGCAGAACGTCCGCAACGCCTCCATTCGTCGGCGCCCCGCCACCCCGTCGGCACCGACGTGCTCGATGCCGCGCCGCGCCGCATCCCCCATGACCCGCAACGCCGTACTGAACGTCGCCATCAGGCGCAGGCCGACCTGGTCCGGACACCGGTACCGCCGTGATCGGGTCCCCGGTGTCGGAACCTCCTCGATCAGGCCACGCTGGGCGAGCACGTCGACGGCCGCCCACACCGACCCGCTTCCGACCTGGAGATTTCCCGCTATCTGGACGGCCGTGATCGCCTCCTCGTCCGTGAGCAGCAACCCTGCCAACACCCGGGCGGGCATGCGCCGCAGGTCGAAACGTGTCAACGCCAACGCGAGATCCTCGGTGGCCTGGAGATCCATCATCCGTCCTTCCGTTCCCGTTCCTGTCGGTCGCGACAGGCGGCGGGTGCCGACCACAAGGCGGCACCCGCCGTGATCACCGATGCCGTTCGGGGTCACGCCGTCGGCGCGTCGCCCTCGACGGCCTGATAGCGCTTCGGGGATTCGGCGACCCGCCTGGCGTAGCCGTCGGCGACCAACCTCTCCAGTGCGTTCGCGACGGCCCCGCCCGACCGACCCAGCCGCTTGCCGAGCTGGGCCGGCCCGAACGACTCACCGGGGTGCGCGGTCAGGTAGTCCTCGACCATCCCCCGGAGGGCGCCCTTCGCCAGTCGACCCGTCGGTCCGGTCCGAGGCGTAGGGGCGGTGTCGGTCGACGACGGCGCGGGCGGCGCCTCCTCGATCGGAACGTCGGCCTCGGCGGGGGTCGGGTCGGCGGCGGTGTCGGTCGGCGCGTCGGGCACGACGGCCAGCCGGACTGACATCACCTCCTCGCCCGACGGAGTCGCCCCGTCGCCGTCGGAATCGGAATCCGACCCGCTGTCGGTGTTCGTGTCCGGCTCGACGTCGGTGTCGGTGTCGGCGGGTCCGTCGACGTCGATGACGCTCCACCGGTCGGCGGGGCGCCGACCGCCGGTGGCGATGCCGGCCGTCCTCGTGGCGCTGCCCTCCGTATCCCACGTGGCGAGGATCTTCGTCGCGGTCGACCGGCCGATGCCGGCGGTGAACGCGAGGTCGGCGGCGGTCGATCCGGGATTGTCGTGCAACGCCCGCCACAACCGGTGCTCCGCATCGGTGCGGCGACCGCCGGGAACGGCGTGCAGGCGGGTGGTGTTCGTGGTGTCGGGCATGACGGCCACTCCTTCGTAAAGAGGGGTTACGGGTCATGCCCCCGGGGGCGGTGCAGCCCCCGGCGCGCTACCGGTCGAAACGGGCTACGCGTCTATGAACGCTTCCATCACCGCGACGAGTCAAGCCCCACACCACAACACAACCGTCTCATGTAGACGTCCGTGATCAGCGGCTATAGCCGATTGCGCCATCCCGGTCGTCCCGTCACATCCGGCCGCATCGGGCTTGACGACGGCGCGCCACGACCACGCGTCCATACACATCGCCGTACGACCTCGACCAGCACAACCGACCGCGAACGGAGATCCCGATGACCACCACACCGACCCCGCCCATCACCGACCAGCTCACACCGTCGAACTGGGACAGGGACCCCGGACATAGTGGTCCTGTTCGACGCCGACCCCGACGTGGTGTCCCCGACGCCGATGGGGATGCCCGCCGACTACGAGCGCCTGATGATCACCTGCATCGACGTGGCCACCACCCCGCCGGGCCTGACCGCCAACCCGATCCTGTTCGAAGCGGCCTGGAACAAGACGTTCCCCCGGCAGAGGATGTCGACGGCGACGTCGTCGTCCGCGTGCACACCACCACATCCGAAACACACGTCGACATCGAGCTGCTGGTCGCCACCAGGGCGTATGGGAACAGGCCGCAATGTGGCACGGTCTCGACGACACCTGGCCACGACACATCGGCACGCACCGCCGCAATGATCTTGCGCCTCGACTACACCGTCAACGCACCCATGACCATTCCTGCCAGCCGCCCGGAGCCGATCTTCACCGCCTGACACCCGATCAGACTCCTCGGCCGGAACCCGGATACACGCGGGTTCCGGCCGAACGGCGTCCCCTACACGCGACACCGCCGCCCAACCTGACGAACGCGACTCGATTCACGTTCGGAGATCACCTGTCCGAGGGAGATCCATAACGCTCTCGAAACGTCGGGCCCGCGATGACCTCGCCACCGTGTGAGAGTGACCCGATGCATACTAACTGCGTGCGGACTGCGCTCTTCGGCTACGGACTGCTGACTGTCCCAGAGGTGGAGGCACGACTAGAGACCATCCAGTCGAGGGTGGGCAATGGGCAGTGTCCTCGGTGTTGCGGACGATTGCCCGAGTGGCCCGACACCTCTCACACCATCTCAGACTGCTGCTTGCCGATCTGCAACGCTTGTGGAAATAAAGAATCCACCGAGGAGTTCCGCACCGGGTTTGTGCCACCTATCCCCGAGTGGGACTCGTTGCCTATAGTTCCGCGTCGGATCCGAGTGCGAGCCCGATACGTCTCGATGCCCATTCCCCTCGGTAAACGCACGTGATGTCCGTGCGGAAATCGCCCCGGGACCGCAATCTTCCGATTCCAGGCACCGCGCGAACGCATCTACACTCCCCGCAATCACTCAACCGGAATCGACGCCCCTTCTACAACCCGCACGCACTCTGGCAACGGGGCACCAACGAAAATACCAACGGACTCCTCCGACAATATCTCCCCAAGGGAACCAACCTCTCCACCCGCACTCACGCCGAACTCGACGCCATCGCCGACGAACTCAACAACCGTCCACGCCAGACACTCGACTGGCTCGAACCCATTGAATTCTTCAAAAACCTCCTACTTAACGACGGTGGTGCACCCACTGCTTGACACCAGCCGGGCCTTTATTCCGTCAAATCGTCCACCGGCACCACTCGAATGTCCTTTAGATCCCGAAGCCATACAGTAGATTCCGCATCCCAACCCCGCAGCTCGGCAACTCCAAGCGATGTAACTACCGGAAAATTCTGCGTAGCCAAGAGCCCTCTTGCAGTGAGATGGACAGCGCGGAAATCGACGGAGACGTCCCGCCATTCGACACAAATACGACCACCTCGAGAATCACCTGGATATTGCGAGGCAAGCCATTGAAAATCCCTGAGAGCATCAATGTGATAGATTGAATGATCACTCTCATGAAAGTAGACGGACCACAGAGTTCTATTCTCTCTCGAAAATTCCGCACGCTCCTTCCTTGCCCAGGAACTCTCACCATTAGGCAGGTAGGAAGAAGTCCAAAGCGCCCCTTGAGGCTTCTCCGATATGACAGAGCCAAGCCGGGAATCCAGAGTGCCAACGGATCGGATTTCGCCTGTTTTCGAGAACCAGGATTGCGGACTACTCAATTCCGTCCGCGCAAACCAACCCGCCTTCATGCGGCCCATAATCCGTTCGGCCACGTCGTCCAATTCAGGAGCAATCTGCGGCAGGAACACATCGCGCGAATTCCGGAGGCTTGCAGCAAAGGTTATCTGATGATAAAGATTCACATCGTCCAACCGCCGCAGGCCTTCGAAATCATCCAAAAATTGCTTGCACAGCTCCACCAGAATAGGGCTTTTGAAAGCACCCGAAATGAAATCTTGACTCCTCACGCAGAGTCCCTTCAGTCACGATCAGATACGCCCCGTAATATTGCACTACAAGGTCGCACTTCCGAGACTGAAGGGCTACCTCGGCATCAGATAGTACAGGAGCTTAGCAACTAATCGATCGAGCGGGTGTTACGTGGCTTCGCTCGTACCTGACACCGTTGTGGTCCACCATCAAAAACTCTGCCCTCGCCAGATAGCGAACACTCCTACAGGGCTCCGCTGCAGCTGCTCCGGCATATACGCCCCTGCCACTATTAGATACATCTTCGGCAGACGCGACAAGGCTGAAATAACCTGGCGTAGTTTCCCTATAGAGATGAGTCTCAACTCCCAGATACGCCTTGGCAGTGTTGCACGACATCACGCCGTTACTAGTCACGTAACCGGGCCTATGACCCGATTTATGCGGCCAATCCAAGTTGAAGTTGCAGTCCGACACCTTCTCCAGGATCTCGACGTTATCCGCCACCGAGGCAGAAGTGCCGGAAGCAAACAGAAGAAGTCCCGAAAGGGGCACCAATACCAGGCCGAGCAGCTTTCCGAGGCGTGTCTTCATCAACAATCCTAACTCATAGGTGCAGGAATTCGAATTGAATGCATAAGCCGCACGGGAGCTTTCATCCCGCACATACCTCGATCGAGACTTCTTGAACAGGTAGAAATGTTACTCGAGCCCATCCCGTAGCACACTCCACTAAATAGTGGTGAAAAACGACACAACATTGCGACATGGAGGGAACTTGATGGCCACCCCAAAACAGGCCGTAACGGAAAATCTGCCATTTGGGTGAAAGTTTACCCACACTCAGATCGATTCTTGACAATCGCCAATCAACATGCATGAGCGGCACCTGAGCTAGGTGGCGTTCAACTCGCCCAAGGACGAGCCCAATTGTTGGCGAAGGTTGAGCACAGGAATCGCCTCCGATCAGCGTCGGCGCAGCCTCCCGAAGGATTCAAGAGAGGCGGCGAGCACCGACATAACTGTCATCGTCCCAGCGGTACGCGCCGATTTGGACGGGTTGGCCGAAGGTGGGTGCGTGGATCATCTGGTCGTTGCCGAGGTAGAGGCCGACGTGGGTGATCTTGGTAGCCGGGTTGCCGTAGAAGACGAGGTCTCCGGGGAGCAGTGCCGTGTCGTCGGGGAGCCGGGGTCCGGCGTGGTATTGGGTGTGGGCGGTGCGGGGGAGGGTGACTCCGGCGGCGGCATAGGCGGCGGTGGTGAGTCCGGAGCAGTCGAAGCCTGCGTGTCCGCCGTCGGGGCCGTTGCCGCCCCAGACGTAGGGCAGGCCGAGTTGTCCCATGGCGTAGTTGATCGCTGTCTGCGCCGCGTCGGTGGGTGCCTGGTCGGGGCTGCCGTGGGCGGTGGAGTAGGTGTCGGCTTGGGCGAGGACTTTCGCGACGTACCAGTCGGCGCGGTTGTAGGCGAAGATCGCGGCGTAGAGGTCGTCGGGGGCGCCGGAGTCGCAGAGGTAGAGGGCGGCGGCGTGGACGGCGTCGTGCGGGTCGTATCGCGACGGCGGGGCGGCGCCGCCGGGTGGGATGCGGCTGGCGACGGAGTCGAAGGTCGGTTGAAGGAACTGCATCGGCCCGCCGGCCCCAGCGTAGTTCTCGCCGTCGTTGACACCGGGGAGTGGGACGCGGCCGTGGTCGGTCTCGACTTTCCCGATGGCAGCGAGGACGGCCAGTCGAGGCCGGGGCAGGTCGGGGCGGCTTGGAGGTAGAGGGTCAGGTAGTCGCCGGGGATGTCATCCAAGGCAGCCTGGCTTGGTGTGGTGTCGGAGCTGCCGAGGAACGTGGTGGCCAGGCCGTGCAGGAGTGCGGCGATGAGGACGGGGATGAGCAGGAGCGCGCCAAGTCCGGCGAGGGCGGTCTTACCGCCCATGGCGGTCCCTGTCGGGTGCAGTGTCCGTGCCGATGCCGGGCGCCGGGGGACACGGGTCGGGCGGCGGCAGTACCAGGGCTGGTGCGGTCGGGGCGGTGGTCGTCTCCGGTGCGGCGGGCGTCGGCGTCGGTCTGTTCTGGTGGTGTCGTGAGTCGGGCAGGTGGTGGAGTGCCCGCCGCGCTCCGGCTCCGGTGGCGTCGAGGGGAAGCCAGATCGCGTCGGCGGGGGTCGCGTCGGGATGGTCGGCAGTGGCGGTCGCGATGGGGAGACGGTGCGGGTGGTCGAGGTCGGCCCGGGCGCGGGTCAGGGCGCGGCGGGCACCGGCTTCGCGGCGGGTGGTGGGCAGCCAGAGCAGGAGCGGGGTGGTGATGCCG
The Actinoalloteichus fjordicus DNA segment above includes these coding regions:
- a CDS encoding AAA family ATPase — protein: MTTAPPPPVPSATSAATVPRPAGARLRSGELRRQVAAVLADQTEVDHTPRTVALALGRSAGAVANALAVLVDRGEAAQTSTTPVRFRANAATAAAATAAHTGGSGSPRRSRATAPPAPATGAGVVSGPVTRPNGQTYHPRTVAGMPDVTALRRLREAGVPALLYGPPGTGKTSVVEAAFPDLITVAGDGDTTVADFVGEYTQTPDGRYVFVHGPLIRAMRAGLPLFIDDATLIPPTVLAVVYPAMDGRREIVVKAYGGEVVHAAPGFYTIAGHNPGVHGAVLSDALASRFAVQIQVSTDYDLATQLEIDRRAVRVARNLAARQARGEVGWAPQLRELIAFQRIADVLGSDAAAGNLIGAAPEEDRDTVGLVVRGVFGKPLEPLALGARI
- a CDS encoding MarR family transcriptional regulator, producing MPDTTNTTRLHAVPGGRRTDAEHRLWRALHDNPGSTAADLAFTAGIGRSTATKILATWDTEGSATRTAGIATGGRRPADRWSVIDVDGPADTDTDVEPDTNTDSGSDSDSDGDGATPSGEEVMSVRLAVVPDAPTDTAADPTPAEADVPIEEAPPAPSSTDTAPTPRTGPTGRLAKGALRGMVEDYLTAHPGESFGPAQLGKRLGRSGGAVANALERLVADGYARRVAESPKRYQAVEGDAPTA
- a CDS encoding VWA domain-containing protein yields the protein MTTHLISDPTVPGTAVFPAAPGWLTLSAAMTEEVPVIADRDDLLVTIAPGAGHGGPACFLHAHAVIEVDGTHLGAVDPATATPHRIGDRARYATAWGLLTHECAHAAHSRWDPPPGAKPNAATAATLLEESRIEAAHLRRRPDDRHWLRASTINLILADLPAADPAHGPAMTAHDAAQAAALLLARTDAGVLTATETAPVARAVESVLGKDVLAALRAVWCEAFGVADDDAEAMLDLGRRWCEIIGTDADSDPDGDPDPDPDGDPDPDGNGNGNGNGSDMATDPDAAPVPSPLTRAITTSLASVARAVADEAGPVDPADATATPAADPLADTVAQRVFATDGPRDGRTATTGTRSPTAAERTAARTMARALNTAGIREWVATKTTSATPPGRLRMRGALAADAQRAAGALPTAEPFTRTTRTTVPAPPLRLGIACDVSGSMDTFAGPVASTAWILAHAARHTRVPADTATVIFGNHVRPIVYPGTAPAKVTEFDADDDWEAVDKALDALDGALGLSHPGAARLLVVISDGYFQDEPRAAGQHRVDRLRATGCGVLWLSPNNYATPFNGVTVHTVTDPTATARAVGRAATAALHATR
- a CDS encoding C40 family peptidase translates to MQFLQPTFDSVASRIPPGGAAPPSRYDPHDAVHAAALYLCDSGAPDDLYAAIFAYNRADWYVAKVLAQADTYSTAHGSPDQAPTDAAQTAINYAMGQLGLPYVWGGNGPDGGHAGFDCSGLTTAAYAAAGVTLPRTAHTQYHAGPRLPDDTALLPGDLVFYGNPATKITHVGLYLGNDQMIHAPTFGQPVQIGAYRWDDDSYVGARRLS